The Thermodesulfobacteriota bacterium genome contains the following window.
GGCCGTGAGCCCCGGGAGGCCCAGGGGCAGCCCCGCACCGCTCACGATCACCTTGGCGCCGCCCTCGCAGGAGGCCCGCACCAGATCTTCGTAGTCGGACAGGGCAACCATGCAGTTGGTGCCCACCACGCCGTCGGGGGCAATCGCGTAGGCCTTGCGGAGCTCGTCCTTGAGCGCCGCCACGTCGGCGCTGCGCAGCCCTCGGCCGGTGAAGTGGGGGCTATTGAGCCCCAGGGCCGCCGTGGCCACGACCCCGACTCCGCCGCACCGGGCCACGTGCCCGGCCAGATTCCCGGCCGAGATGCGCACGCCCATGCCGCCCTGGATCAGGGGGTGGTCCGCGATGTGCCGTCCGATGGCCAGGGGTCGCGCTGCTTCCATGGAGGGTCCTCCGTCGATGGTCTGCCGAGACGTTTCATGGTATCAAAGGTGCGGGGAAGCCAATGTAATAGTTGTGTAAAACCTTCCTCTCCAGCCCGGAGGAATCCGTGTCGCGCCTTCGCGCCCTGCTCTCCCCCATCGCGGTCTTCGTCGGCGTCCAGCTCGCCTGGGTACTGGCGGTGGTGTTCTGGATCTACGGCAGCCTGCGCAGCCAACGCCGCTTGCGGGAGCTCGCCGAGGTCTATGGCCCAGAGCTTCCCCAGCACCCCGTGGACTGGCTGATCCTGGCCGAGGGGCTGCTGCTCCTGGTGGTCATCCTGGTCGGCGTCTACGTGATCTTCCTGTACTGGAGGCGGCAGGCGGCGCTCTACCGCGAGCAGAAGCGCCTGCTCTCCCAGGTGACCCACGAGCTCAAGTCGCCCCTGGCGTCGCTGCGCCTCTATCTGGAGACGATCCGGCTGCGGCGCCCCGACCCCGAGCAGCTCGACTCCTTCGTGGAAACCATGCTGGAAGACACCGAGCGCCTCAACCGGCTCACCACCCACCTCTTGCAGGCCAACCGCCTGGAGCATCGGGGCCTCAAGCTCGCCCTGCGCTCCGGCGACCTCTCCGCGTTCGTCGAGCAGTACTTTCGGGAGCGCCTCCAAGATCTCCCCGAAAACGGCTCGCTGGAGGTGCGGGTCGAACCGGGGCTGCGCGCGCGCTTCGAGGCCGAGTCGCTCGGCATGGCCCTTCGCAACATCTTCGAGAATGCAGTCCTTTACTCCGACGGCTCGCCCCGGCTTGCGGTGGTGCTGGAGGGAACAGAGCGCGCGTGCCGCCTCTCCCTTGCCGATCAGGGCCGGGGCCTGGAGCCCCGAGAGCTCAAGAAGGTGTTTCGCATGTTCTATCGGGTGCGCCGCGGCAGCGAGGAAGTCTCGGGGTCCGGGCTGGGACTGTTCCTCGCCCGGATGGTCGTGCTGCGCCACAAGGGCAGGATCTGGATGCAGAGCCCGGGCCCCGGCCGGGGCACCACCGTCCACCTGGAGCTCCCGCGCCTGCGGGAGGAACCCACCCCTGCGGAGGCCCCGTGAGTGCAATGAAGATCCTCGTGGTGGAAGACGAGCCCCACATCGCCCGAGGGCTCGCCTTCAACCTGGAGCAGGAGGGGTACCGGGTGCTGGTGGCCGCGTCGGGGGAGGAGGCCCTGCGCCTGCTGCCGGAACACCCGTTCTCCCTGGTGGTACTCGACCTCATGCTCCCGGGCCTGGGGGGGCTCGAGGTCTGCCGGCGCATCCGCGCGC
Protein-coding sequences here:
- a CDS encoding HAMP domain-containing sensor histidine kinase; its protein translation is MSRLRALLSPIAVFVGVQLAWVLAVVFWIYGSLRSQRRLRELAEVYGPELPQHPVDWLILAEGLLLLVVILVGVYVIFLYWRRQAALYREQKRLLSQVTHELKSPLASLRLYLETIRLRRPDPEQLDSFVETMLEDTERLNRLTTHLLQANRLEHRGLKLALRSGDLSAFVEQYFRERLQDLPENGSLEVRVEPGLRARFEAESLGMALRNIFENAVLYSDGSPRLAVVLEGTERACRLSLADQGRGLEPRELKKVFRMFYRVRRGSEEVSGSGLGLFLARMVVLRHKGRIWMQSPGPGRGTTVHLELPRLREEPTPAEAP
- a CDS encoding response regulator, whose protein sequence is MKILVVEDEPHIARGLAFNLEQEGYRVLVAASGEEALRLLPEHPFSLVVLDLMLPGLGGLEVCRRIRALDPRLPVLMLTALSSEADRVEGLRHGADDYLTKPFSLAEFLLR